Genomic segment of Synechococcus sp. A18-25c:
CCACAGGAATTCTCCGGGGTGGGGCGTGAAAAGGCGGGTGAGACTCTACAGGTCAGCCATGAACATTCGTGTTGATGGCTGTCCTGTAAGGAATCAGTAGCGGTAGTGGGCGAAAGCCTTGTTGGCCTCGGCCATTTTGTGGGTTTCTTCGCGCTTGCGAACGGCGCTGCCCGCTTCGTTGGCAGCGTCCATCAGTTCACCAGCCAGTTTCTGGGCCATGCTCCGGCCGTTGCGTGCACGGGAGAAGCTCACCAGCCAACGCAGAGCCATGGCTGTGCCCCGCTCCTGGCGCACTTCCATGGGCACCTGGTAGGTCGCACCACCAACACGACGTGCACGCACCTCAACCAAGGGAGTGGCGTTCTTGACAGCGGTTTCGAACAGTTCGATGGGGTCACCGCCGGTCCGCTCGCCGATCAGGCTGAACGCATCGGAAAGAATCCGCTGTGCGGTCGACTTCTTGCCGTGCTTCATCAACCGAGCCACCAGCATGGTGGCGAGGCGGTTGTTGAACTGAGGATCAGGAAGAACCGGGCGCTTAACGGCGGCGTTACGGCGTGACATGGACTGTCAGATCTGAATGAAGAACAGGGTGTTGGGGGTGACGGTTACGGGGCGGTCCCGATGAGGACCGCATGGCATCACTCCTTGGGAGTCTTGGCTCCGTACTTCGAGCGGGACTGGCGACGGTCCTTCACACCGGCGGTGTCAAGCGTTCCGCGAATGATGTGGTAACGCACGCCAGGCAAGTCTTTGACACGACCACCGCGAATCAGCACCACCGAGTGCTCCTGAAGGTTGTGGCCAATGCCGCCGATGTAAGCGGTCACCTCGAATCCGGAGGTGAGGCGCACACGGGCCACCTTGCGAAGGGCCGAATTGGGCTTTTTGGGTGTGGAGGTGTACACGCGGGTGCACACGCCACGGCGCTCGGGGCAGGCCTTCAGGGCGGGTGATTTGGTTTTCGCCTTAGAGCTCTGGCGCTCAGTGCGGATCAGTTGCTGGATGGTTGGCATCGACGGTCGCGTGGCGGCCGGAGATCCGACCTGGTTCGACAATCCATCACTTTACCGGGTCGCCTTCCCTGTTCCTTTCAGATCCGGCTGAAGGCGCTTCCGCAGGCGCAGCAGCGCACTTGATCACTGCTGAGGATCAAAAAGCCTCCCCCGCTGATGTCGCTTCGGTAGTCGAGGGTCAGCCCTTCAAGCAATTTGAGCTGCGCTTCGGGGGCGTGGAGTGTCACGCCATCAGCCCGGGCAACGGGAGTGCCAGCGAGATGCCCTGGCTGCAGGCGAATCACGTTCTGTTCGCAGTGCCCCTTGGTGAGATCGAGGTGCATCAAACCTGGGGTGCCAGCAACCGCGGCCTGGCGGCCCAACTCAGCGGCGGCGGTTGCGGTGATCTGCAGCACGGCTCCCATGGTCTGCGGCACGACGGTGTATTGAGTTTCGCAGCATCGCGTTCAGGGGCGGACAAAGCCAAGCCCGTTCTGAATGCGGGGTGTGACGCCGCGACCGGTCATCAAGGTGTGGTTGGCCGCCACCAAGGTGGTGGAGCTGCCGCCATCAAGATTGAGGGCGTCGCTAATCCCCAGCTGCTGCAAGGCCAGTGTGGTCTCCAACAACGTGGGATCGCTGCCGGAACGACCTCGCAGGGTGAACAGCCACACGCGTTTGTCGTCCTGTCCCACCACAGTGCGAGGGGCTGATTGGGAAAGGAACCCTTGACTGAAGCCTTCCTGACGTCCTTTCAGCACCACCTGGCCCCCCCTCAACAGCAAGGGGCCTCCCCCAAGAATCTGAGGTTGTTGGCCGACTGGGCTTGAGGGTCGAAGGTTGATGCTGACCTGATCCCCTGGCTTTGCGGGCAGCGCTACTCCCGCCCGCGACACGATCAAGGAGCTGCCGGCGGCAAGAGGCACGCCGCGTATCAATGCGGCTCCATCGTGCAAACCGATGACCTTCCCAGCGCGGATGGAGATGGCTTTCTCCTCGCCACTGAGCGCTGTGTAAACCGGCCCCCAGGCGCGGGTGTAACGACTCAGCCCCCGCTGCACATAGCCGCTGTTGAGCTGGCCGAGATCCCATCGACGTCCTCCAGCGACCTCGAGGGTCTGATCCAGCTGCAAGCGGTCGAAGAGCAGGGGCTGGCCGATGGACCAGCCGACCGCACCGCGGTTGAGAATCGGGCCTGAGACCCAGGTGCCATCGACGCGAATGGCACCCAGCGGGAGTTGACGCACTCGATTGAAAAACCCACCGTTCACAGCGGTGAGAGCCCGTTCCTGCTGCGCCAACTGCGTCAGATAGCGGAGTCCGGTCTGGGATCCCTGGGCTGCCAGCGGACGCAGGCTGAGGTTGTTGCTGTCAAAGCGCGTGCCAGCGCGGTAGATGAGCAGCGGTTTGACCCCAACGCGCACGGTTCGCACATCGAGCACCAGTCCCTGAGCTTGCGCGGTCTTGATCGCAGGGCTCATCAATGCCGCATGCAACGGGTTGCCTTGGGCCAAAGGGCTTGGACTCTGTGTCGCGTTCAGGCCATCGATCACGATCCGCCAAGGCCCCGCCAACGTGAGCGTTGGCTGTTCGCTTTTGCCCATCAAAACCAACGATTCAGACTGGCGTCGCGTGGTCAGTCCGATCCGCTTGAGCTGCGCGTTCTGTGCAGGGGTTGTCCTCACTCCGAGGAGCAGGTCATCATCCCTGCGTTGCATCAGCGCCGGGCCACTGAGGTCAAGCACCAGGCGTCCTGCTGTGCTGCCTTTGCCTTGACGCAGTGCGAGCACGCGTGGCGAGGGGAGTGTGAGCGATAAAACCTCGCCGTTTCTGCTGCTGCTCACATTCAGAGATCTGAACCAGGGTGCGGCATCCACGGCGACCTCATCGTCCAAGGTGCGCGTCGGTAGTGATGCCAGCAGGCGCCGCTCTCCGAACCATTCGAGCGCCTCGCCCGCTCGCTCCTGGACTCGGTGGAATCCCAGCCTGCCGATGAGGATGTCGAGGGGAATCCAAAGCTGTCGAGGGGATCGTTGGTTGCCACCGATCCAGGACCAAGCTCCCTCGGTGGTGATTCCACCGATGCGAATCGCATCGCCTTGGCTCTGCTCCGCTTCCCGAATCTCAATGGTGGGAGGAGGGGGAGGAGGAGGTGGTAAAGGCATGCGAAAACGCTAGCCGGGGTGGTCAATCCTTAGGATTTGATAGTGCGGCGTATGGATGAGGCATCCAGCTGCGGCGTTCATCCGACTTTTCTGCAGGTCATGACTCACCTTCCCGGTTCCCATTGGCCCTACAGCGACAGTGCTGCGCCTGAGGCCGTGGCCGGTGAAAAGGATGCTTGCGGCGTGGGATTCCTCGCGAATCTTCAGGGTGAGACCAGTCATTGGGTTTTGCAGCAGGCCTTGCGTGGTCTGGGTTGTATGGAGCACCGGGGGGGATGTGGCGGCGATGGGGACTCGGGCGACGGTGCCGGTGTGCTCTGTCAGATCCCCTGGGCTTATCTACGAGAGGTCTGGCCGGAAGCCGCTGCAGCGAAAGGTCTCGGCATGATGTTCATGCCCACGGATGCAAGCTGCCGGGCGGATGTTCGCCGCGTCTGTGACGCGGAGGCCAGTGCTTTGGGGTTGCGTCCGCTGGGGTGGCGAACCGTTCCTGTGGATCCAACCGTGCTGGGTCCCATGGCGCGAGCAACGGCGCCTGTGATCGAGCAGTGGGTGCTTGATGGCCACGCGGATGACTCGGCTTTCGAAGGTCAGCTGCTGCGTTTGCGCCGCAGGATTGGAGCTCGCATCCGCGCCGAATTTGGCACCTCTGGTGGTTACGACCTCTATGTGGCGTCCTTGAGCAGCCGCACGGTTGTTTACAAAGGCATGGTGCGTTCCGAAGTCTTGGCGCACTATTACGCCGACCTCAGGGATCCGCGCTTTGCCGTCAGTTTCGCGGTTTATCACCGTCGTTTCAGCACCAATACCCTGCCGCGCTGGCCCCTGGCGCAGCCGATGCGGCTTCTGGGCCACAACGGTGAAATCAACACCCTGCTGGGCAACCTCAACTGGGCCAAGGCGTCAGAAGCCAGCCTCGAGAACGTCTGGGGGGAAGCTGCCGACGATCTGATTCCGGTGGTGAACCCTGCCTTCAGTGATTCCGCCAACCTTGATGCCACTTTGGAGCTGATGGTGCGCAGCGGGCGTTCGATCACCGACAGCCTGATCACGCTGGTGCCCGAAGCCTTCCGCAATCAGCCCGACCTCGACAGCCGTCCCGATGTGACGGCGATGTACGAGTTCAATGCGGGCATTCAGGAACCCTGGGATGGTCCGGCCCTGTTGGTCTTTGCCGACGGCAAGCGGGTGGGTGCCACGTTGGATCGCAATGGGTTGCGCCCGGCGCGTTGGTGCACCACCGATGACGGCTTCGTGATCATGGGATCGGAGACCGGTGTGGTGGATCTCAGCGGCAAGACCATCGTCAGGAAAGGGCGACTTGGACCTGGACAGATGGTGGCCGTGGATCTGGAACGCGGCGAGTTGCTGGACAACTGGTCTGTCAAGGAGGACGCGGCGCGTCGATTCCCTTATGCCGAATGGCTGAAGCAGCACCGCCGCAGCGTGGCCCCGCAGCCTTGGATCCAGGATCAACAGGTCAGTGAACTCGATCTGCTGCGCTTGCAGACCGCCATGGGTTTCACCGCCGAGGATTTCGATCTGATCATTGAAGACATGGCGGCCCTCGGCAAAGAGCCGACCTACTGCATGGGGGATGACATTCCACTGGCGGTGCTCTCCGAGAAGCCACACCTGTTGTTCGACTATTTCAAGCAGCGCTTCGCCCAGGTCACCAATCCGCCGATCGACCCGCTCCGGGAAAAGCTGGTGATGAGCTTGGAGATGCATCTCGGTGAACGACGACCGGCCCTGAAGCCCCAGGCCGAGGCTGCCGCCGTGATTCATCTAGAGACCCCGGTGTTGAACGAGGCCGAATTGGCGGCCATCAGCCAGCAGGGGCTGCCGGTGCAGACCTTGTCCACGCAAGTCGCGGTTGAAGCTTGTGCCGGCGGGTTGCAGCCTGCGCTCGAAGCTCTCTGCCACGCCGCAGAACGAGCAGTCCGCGGTGGTGCTCAGGTGTTGGTGCTTTCCGACCGTGTCGATGCGTCAGGGGTCGCTACTCCGCTCACCCCCACCACGGTGGCCATGCCATCGCTGTTGTCCGTAGGGGCGGTGCACCATCACCTGCTGCGACAAAAGCTGAGGCTGCAGTGCTCCTTGGTGGTGGATACCGCGCAGTGCTGGAGCACGCATCACTTGGCTTGCCTGATCGGTTACGGCGCTAGTGCCGTCTGCCCTTGGCTCACCTGGGAGACCACCCGTCACTGGCTGGAGCACCCCAAAACCAAAAAACGCATTGAGCAGGGCAAGCTGCCGGCCCTCGACGCTGATCAGGTGCAGGCCAATGTGCGCGAGTCCCTTGAAAACGGCCTTCGCAAAATTCTGTCCAAGATCGGAATTTCTCTGCTGGCCAGCTACCACGGCGCTCAAATCTTTGAGGCGATTGGTCTTGGTGCCGATGTGATCGAGATCGCCTTCAGCGGTACCACCAGCCGGGTGGCAGGCATGACCCTTGCCGAATTGGCCAATGAAACCCTGTCGATGCATGCCAAAGCTTTCCCCGAGCTGAACCGCAGCAAGCTGGAGTTCATGGGTTTTGTTCAGTACCGCAGTGGTGCGGAATACCACCGCAACAACCCTGAACTCTCCAAGGCGCTGCACAAGGCCGTGGCACAGGGCCCCGGCTACGACCATTTCTCCACTTACAAGGCCTTGTTGGAGAACCGACCGGTCATGGCCCTCAGGGACCTGCTCGAGTTCAAGTTGGCGCCCACCCCGCTTCCCCTCGATCAGGTGGAGAGTGTGGAGAGCATCTGCTCCCGCTTCTGCACGGGTGGGATGAGCCTCGGCGCCCTGTCTCGTGAAGCCCATGAAGTGCTGGCCGTGGCGATGAATCGCATCGGCGGCAAGAGCAACAGCGGCGAAGGCGGTGAAGACCCAGCCCGTTTCCAGGTGTTGAAGGACGTCGATGGGGAGGGGCGATCGGCGTCCTTCCCCAGCATCGGCGGACTGCGCAACGGCGACACCGCCTGCTCCGCGATCAAGCAAGTGGCTTCAGGGCGCTTCGGAGTGACGGCTGAATATCTGCGCAGTGGTAAGCAGCTGGAGATCAAGGTGGCGCAAGGGGCCAAGCCCGGTGAGGGCGGCCAGTTGCCAGGTCCGAAGGTGGACAAGTACATCGCCTGGCTGCGCAACAGCAAGCCAGGTGTGGCCTTGATTTCGCCGCCCCCGCACCATGACATCTACTCGATCGAAGATCTCGCCCAGTTGATCCACGATCTCCACCAGGTCCATCCAGCAGCACCTGTCAGCGTGAAGTTGGTAGCTGAAATCGGCATCGGCACCATCGCTGCTGGTGTGGCGAAAGCCAACGCCGATGTGATTCAGATTTCGGGCCACGACGGCGGCACTGGAGCCTCACCGCTGAGCTCGATCAAGCATGCCGGCGGCCCCTGGGAGTTGGGCCTGACTGAGGTCCACCGAGCCCTCTTGGAGAACGGTCTTCGTGATCGGGTTCTGTTGCGGGCCGATGGTGGCCTTAAAACCGGCTGGGATGTGGTGATCGCCGCGCTCCTCGGCGCGGAGGAGTACGGCTTCGGTTCGATTGCGATGATTGCCGAAGGCTGCGTGATGGCCCGCGTTTGCCACACCAACAACTGCCCAGTCGGTGTGGCCACACAAAAGGAGAACCTGCGCAAGCGCTTCACCGGGGTCCCCGAGCACGTCGTCAACTTCTTCTGGTACGTGGCTGAGGAAGTGCGCCAGCTCATGAGCTTGCTGGGTGTGAGCAGTTTTGAAGATCTGATCGGACGCACGGATCTGCTCAAGGCCCGATCGATTGAGCTGGCCAAGACCAAGTGTGTGGATCTCTCCAGCCTGCTCGCTCCAGTCCATGGTGCTGAGGATCGCTCTTGGCTTCGCCACAGCGCTCAGGCCCATGGCAATGGCCCGATCCTCGAAGACCGATTGTTGGCTGATGTGGAGCTGATGGCTGCGGTGGAAAGCCATGGTTCGCTCAGCCGCAGTGTGGAGATCATCAACACCGATCGCAGTGTCTGCGCTCGACTGGCGGGTGAAATTGCCCAACGCCACGGCAACCGTGGTTTCAACGGACAGCTTGATCTGACCTTCCGTGGCGCGTCTGGGCAGAGCTTCGGTGCTTTCCTCGTGCAAGGGATGAATGTTCGGCTCGAGGGTGAGGCGAATGATTACGTCGGCAAGAGCATGAACAGCGGCAGGATCGCTTTGGTGCCCGCTGATGCCACCGCCAACCCTGGTGATCAGGTAATTCTCGGCAACACCTGTCTCTACGGAGCGACCGGTGGTGAACTGTTTGCCCTTGGTCGTGCCGGTGAGCGCTTTGGTGTTCGCAACAGTGGAGCCCGTGCGGTTGTGGAGGGTGCTGGAGATCACTGCTGTGAGTACATGACTGGTGGTGTTGTGGTGGTGCTCGGCAGCACTGGACGCAACGTCGGTGCTGGCATGACTGGTGGCGTGACCTTCCTGCTCGACGATGGCGAACGGGTTACTCCCCGCGTCAATCCTGAGATCGTGGAGGTGTGCAGCATTACTACCGATGAGCAGGCCTCATTGCTGAAGCAACTGCTCGAGTTGCATGTGGCTGCCACAGGTAGCGAGAAGGCCTCATCGCTGCTGGCGGATTGGTCAGCGGCCAAGGCAGGGTTCAAGGTGCTCATTCCTCCCAGCGAACGTGAGGCTATGGGCTTGCTGGATCGGGCTGCCGTGGCGGTCTGATCGCTGCCGATCCATGCCTTGGTTCGTCAAGCAGGAGGTGTTTACTCCATCCATGCGGGCACTTTCAGCAGATGAGCGTCGCTCCCACTGCGATGCTCATCGCACCTGGTTGAATGCTGAGCGCGAGAAAGGCTGGAGGCTCTACAGCGGTTTTCTCGTGGATGGCCAGGAGCAGCCCGGAGGCGGTGGCTTGATGATTTTTGAGGCCCCCTCCTACCAAAGCGCCCATGATTGGGTGACGCGTGATCCAATGATTCTCCGCGGCCTGGTGACCTGGTCGCTTTATGCCTGGCGCCCGGTCTGTGCCGATGCCTTGCCTGTGTCACAGGCTTGGTGAGCCGGAGCCGAAACCATCCTTGTCTTCGCCCTGGCTGGCGTCTGGTCAGCGGGGATGGCTGAGCATCAGCTTTTGCACTTCTCCGGCGTGGTAGCTGCTGCGCGTCAGCGGTGTGCTCACCACCTGGAGGAACCCCAGATCACCCTCCCCCAGCTCGCGGTAGTGGTCGAACTGCTCTGGTGTGACGAAACGGTCCACCGCTAGGTGCTTCGGCCCGGGTGAGAGGTATTGGCCGATCGTGACGATGTCAACGTGATGGGCACGCAGGTCGCGCAACACCTGGATCACTTCCGCATCGTTTTCCCCGAGCCCCACCATCAGTCCTGATTTGCTGTATGCCTTGGGCCAGCCTTCACGCACACGCTTCAACAGTTCCAGCGATCGCTCGTACTCACCCTGTGGTCTGGCTTGTCGGTACAAGCGAGGCACGGTTTCGATGTTGTGGTTCAGCACATGGGGTCCTGCCTCCATCACGGTGGCGAGGGCATCCCAGTTGCCGCAGAAGTCTGGGATCAGCAATTCGATGGTGGTGAGCGGTGAGCGCTGTTTGACCTGTTCGATGCAGGCCACGAACTGGGAGGCGCCACCGTCGTCAAGGTCATCGCGGTTCACTGAGGTGATCACCACGTGCTTCAGGCCGAGCCTGGCTACAGCCTCCCCCAGGCGTTCAGGTTCCGTGGGATCGAGCTGCCGAACGCTTTTGTCGAAATCGATGTCGCAGTAAGGGCAGGCGCGCGTGCAACCGGGTCCCATGATCAGGAATGTGGCCGTCCCTCCGGCGAAGCATTCCCCGATGTTGGGGCAGCTGGCTTCCTGGCAGACCGTATTCAGCTTCAGGTCAAGCAGCATGTCCGCAACGGCTCCGATGCGTTCCCGTTGAGGAGCTTTGACGCGGAGCCAATCAGGTTTCAGGACGGAGGTCATCTTCTAGAGTCGGGCCTTCGGGATGTAGCGCAGCTTGGTAGCGCACTTCGTTCGGGACGAAGGGGCCGCAGGTTCGAATCCTGTCATCCCGACTGCAATGGCCGGCATCAACTGAGCGCGGCTCCGGGATAACCACGGGGGGTCACCATGCGGCCACCCATGACCCGACTGCTGCTGTTGCCGACCACCAGCACGGTGAGCATGTCAACGTCCTCCGGTTGGAGGTTAGCCAGCTGAAACAGGCTCACGTTCTCCTCCCGTCGTCCGAGTTGGCGGGCCATCACCACCGGTGTTGTGGCAGGTCGATCCTTGAGCAGGATCTCAATAGCTCGCTGCAGCTGCCAGTCGCGGCCTTTGGAGCGTGGGTTGTAGAGCGCCACCACAAAATCTCCTTCTGCAGCAGCGTGCAGCCGTCGTTCAATCACCTCCCAGGGTGTGAGCCTGTCACTCAAGCTGATGGTGCAGAAGTCATGCATGAGCGGTGCTCCGGCCTTGGCCGCCGCCAGCTGCAGGGCTGAGAGGCCTGGGTGAACTTGGAACAGCGGTCGATGACTCTCGGGAAGGTCCATCCACAATTCCAGGGCGAGTCCGGCCATGCCGTAAATCCCGCTGTCGCCCGATGACACCAGTGCAACCTTGGTGCCCTCACGGGCCATCTCCAAGGCCTGCTGGCACCGGTCGCGTTCCCGTGTGAGCTGTCCATCCACGCGCACCTGATCATGGCGGCGCAGGGGCTCAAGCAGATCCAGATACAGCCCATAACCAACCCAGGACACACACCGACTGAGGGCCTGTCTGGCATCGGGGGTGAGCAGATCCAAGGCCCCTGGCCCACTGCCGATCAGATGCAGTTCGCCCCGTTGAGGTGCAAAG
This window contains:
- the rpsG gene encoding 30S ribosomal protein S7, with amino-acid sequence MSRRNAAVKRPVLPDPQFNNRLATMLVARLMKHGKKSTAQRILSDAFSLIGERTGGDPIELFETAVKNATPLVEVRARRVGGATYQVPMEVRQERGTAMALRWLVSFSRARNGRSMAQKLAGELMDAANEAGSAVRKREETHKMAEANKAFAHYRY
- the rpsL gene encoding 30S ribosomal protein S12 — encoded protein: MPTIQQLIRTERQSSKAKTKSPALKACPERRGVCTRVYTSTPKKPNSALRKVARVRLTSGFEVTAYIGGIGHNLQEHSVVLIRGGRVKDLPGVRYHIIRGTLDTAGVKDRRQSRSKYGAKTPKE
- the lipA gene encoding lipoyl synthase, with protein sequence MTSVLKPDWLRVKAPQRERIGAVADMLLDLKLNTVCQEASCPNIGECFAGGTATFLIMGPGCTRACPYCDIDFDKSVRQLDPTEPERLGEAVARLGLKHVVITSVNRDDLDDGGASQFVACIEQVKQRSPLTTIELLIPDFCGNWDALATVMEAGPHVLNHNIETVPRLYRQARPQGEYERSLELLKRVREGWPKAYSKSGLMVGLGENDAEVIQVLRDLRAHHVDIVTIGQYLSPGPKHLAVDRFVTPEQFDHYRELGEGDLGFLQVVSTPLTRSSYHAGEVQKLMLSHPR
- the gltB gene encoding glutamate synthase large subunit, yielding MTHLPGSHWPYSDSAAPEAVAGEKDACGVGFLANLQGETSHWVLQQALRGLGCMEHRGGCGGDGDSGDGAGVLCQIPWAYLREVWPEAAAAKGLGMMFMPTDASCRADVRRVCDAEASALGLRPLGWRTVPVDPTVLGPMARATAPVIEQWVLDGHADDSAFEGQLLRLRRRIGARIRAEFGTSGGYDLYVASLSSRTVVYKGMVRSEVLAHYYADLRDPRFAVSFAVYHRRFSTNTLPRWPLAQPMRLLGHNGEINTLLGNLNWAKASEASLENVWGEAADDLIPVVNPAFSDSANLDATLELMVRSGRSITDSLITLVPEAFRNQPDLDSRPDVTAMYEFNAGIQEPWDGPALLVFADGKRVGATLDRNGLRPARWCTTDDGFVIMGSETGVVDLSGKTIVRKGRLGPGQMVAVDLERGELLDNWSVKEDAARRFPYAEWLKQHRRSVAPQPWIQDQQVSELDLLRLQTAMGFTAEDFDLIIEDMAALGKEPTYCMGDDIPLAVLSEKPHLLFDYFKQRFAQVTNPPIDPLREKLVMSLEMHLGERRPALKPQAEAAAVIHLETPVLNEAELAAISQQGLPVQTLSTQVAVEACAGGLQPALEALCHAAERAVRGGAQVLVLSDRVDASGVATPLTPTTVAMPSLLSVGAVHHHLLRQKLRLQCSLVVDTAQCWSTHHLACLIGYGASAVCPWLTWETTRHWLEHPKTKKRIEQGKLPALDADQVQANVRESLENGLRKILSKIGISLLASYHGAQIFEAIGLGADVIEIAFSGTTSRVAGMTLAELANETLSMHAKAFPELNRSKLEFMGFVQYRSGAEYHRNNPELSKALHKAVAQGPGYDHFSTYKALLENRPVMALRDLLEFKLAPTPLPLDQVESVESICSRFCTGGMSLGALSREAHEVLAVAMNRIGGKSNSGEGGEDPARFQVLKDVDGEGRSASFPSIGGLRNGDTACSAIKQVASGRFGVTAEYLRSGKQLEIKVAQGAKPGEGGQLPGPKVDKYIAWLRNSKPGVALISPPPHHDIYSIEDLAQLIHDLHQVHPAAPVSVKLVAEIGIGTIAAGVAKANADVIQISGHDGGTGASPLSSIKHAGGPWELGLTEVHRALLENGLRDRVLLRADGGLKTGWDVVIAALLGAEEYGFGSIAMIAEGCVMARVCHTNNCPVGVATQKENLRKRFTGVPEHVVNFFWYVAEEVRQLMSLLGVSSFEDLIGRTDLLKARSIELAKTKCVDLSSLLAPVHGAEDRSWLRHSAQAHGNGPILEDRLLADVELMAAVESHGSLSRSVEIINTDRSVCARLAGEIAQRHGNRGFNGQLDLTFRGASGQSFGAFLVQGMNVRLEGEANDYVGKSMNSGRIALVPADATANPGDQVILGNTCLYGATGGELFALGRAGERFGVRNSGARAVVEGAGDHCCEYMTGGVVVVLGSTGRNVGAGMTGGVTFLLDDGERVTPRVNPEIVEVCSITTDEQASLLKQLLELHVAATGSEKASSLLADWSAAKAGFKVLIPPSEREAMGLLDRAAVAV
- a CDS encoding phosphodiester glycosidase family protein, which encodes MPLPPPPPPPPTIEIREAEQSQGDAIRIGGITTEGAWSWIGGNQRSPRQLWIPLDILIGRLGFHRVQERAGEALEWFGERRLLASLPTRTLDDEVAVDAAPWFRSLNVSSSRNGEVLSLTLPSPRVLALRQGKGSTAGRLVLDLSGPALMQRRDDDLLLGVRTTPAQNAQLKRIGLTTRRQSESLVLMGKSEQPTLTLAGPWRIVIDGLNATQSPSPLAQGNPLHAALMSPAIKTAQAQGLVLDVRTVRVGVKPLLIYRAGTRFDSNNLSLRPLAAQGSQTGLRYLTQLAQQERALTAVNGGFFNRVRQLPLGAIRVDGTWVSGPILNRGAVGWSIGQPLLFDRLQLDQTLEVAGGRRWDLGQLNSGYVQRGLSRYTRAWGPVYTALSGEEKAISIRAGKVIGLHDGAALIRGVPLAAGSSLIVSRAGVALPAKPGDQVSINLRPSSPVGQQPQILGGGPLLLRGGQVVLKGRQEGFSQGFLSQSAPRTVVGQDDKRVWLFTLRGRSGSDPTLLETTLALQQLGISDALNLDGGSSTTLVAANHTLMTGRGVTPRIQNGLGFVRP
- a CDS encoding YciI family protein, coding for MPWFVKQEVFTPSMRALSADERRSHCDAHRTWLNAEREKGWRLYSGFLVDGQEQPGGGGLMIFEAPSYQSAHDWVTRDPMILRGLVTWSLYAWRPVCADALPVSQAW
- a CDS encoding AIR synthase, with product MGAVLQITATAAAELGRQAAVAGTPGLMHLDLTKGHCEQNVIRLQPGHLAGTPVARADGVTLHAPEAQLKLLEGLTLDYRSDISGGGFLILSSDQVRCCACGSAFSRI